One genomic segment of Natrononativus amylolyticus includes these proteins:
- the spt4 gene encoding transcription elongation factor subunit Spt4, whose protein sequence is MATNRLVCRECHRVNDPDNDTCDSCNSSSLTEDWAGYVVIAHPESSEIAREMQVTEPGAYALKVR, encoded by the coding sequence ATGGCGACCAACCGCCTCGTCTGTCGGGAGTGCCACCGGGTCAACGATCCCGACAACGACACGTGTGACTCCTGTAACTCCTCGTCGCTGACCGAGGACTGGGCCGGCTACGTCGTCATCGCCCATCCCGAGAGCAGCGAGATCGCCCGCGAGATGCAGGTCACCGAGCCGGGCGCCTACGCGCTGAAAGTCCGTTAA
- a CDS encoding DNA-directed RNA polymerase, which yields MYKRVRLKDTVEVPPRELGDVSPLLVKRLLQDKLEGRMDEEVGSVVSVTEVHDIGEGTVLPNRPGVYYEAEFDAVTFDPEMQEVVDGTVVEVVEFGAFVGIGPVDGLLHVSQISDEYLAFDGENQQLASNESNRTLGVDDAVRTRIVTKSIDERNPRDSKIGLTAKQPGLGKHQWLEEDRRKREAAAGE from the coding sequence ATGTACAAACGGGTCAGACTAAAAGATACGGTGGAAGTGCCCCCACGGGAGCTCGGCGACGTCTCGCCGCTGCTCGTGAAGCGACTGCTCCAGGACAAACTCGAGGGACGGATGGACGAGGAGGTGGGAAGCGTCGTCTCCGTCACCGAAGTCCACGACATCGGTGAGGGGACGGTCCTGCCGAACCGGCCGGGCGTCTACTACGAGGCGGAGTTCGACGCGGTGACGTTCGATCCGGAGATGCAGGAGGTCGTCGACGGCACCGTCGTCGAGGTCGTCGAGTTCGGCGCCTTCGTCGGCATCGGCCCCGTCGACGGACTGTTGCACGTCTCGCAGATCTCCGACGAGTACCTCGCGTTCGACGGCGAGAACCAGCAACTCGCCTCGAACGAGTCGAACCGCACCTTAGGCGTCGACGACGCCGTCCGGACGCGGATCGTCACCAAGAGCATCGACGAGCGCAACCCGCGGGACTCGAAGATCGGGCTCACGGCGAAACAACCCGGCCTCGGCAAACACCAGTGGCTCGAAGAAGACCGCCGAAAGCGCGAAGCCGCGGCGGGTGAGTGA
- a CDS encoding PIN domain-containing protein produces the protein MTTRVALDTSALMMPVELDVRLFDELERLLCGAPRPPESDRGSSPRDGAFEVLAPRPVVDELRRLADGGGLEGTAASVGYELATDRCLVVETDESYADDALVELAREGGADYVVTNDRPLGDRVLDANVPVIALRGRNKLTITQP, from the coding sequence ATGACGACGCGGGTCGCCCTCGACACGAGCGCGCTCATGATGCCGGTCGAACTCGACGTGCGGCTGTTCGACGAGCTCGAGCGGCTCCTCTGTGGGGCGCCACGCCCGCCGGAATCGGATCGCGGTTCGTCACCGCGAGACGGCGCGTTCGAGGTGCTCGCGCCCCGGCCGGTCGTCGACGAGCTTCGACGGCTGGCCGACGGCGGCGGTCTCGAGGGCACCGCGGCGTCCGTCGGCTACGAGCTGGCGACCGATCGCTGTCTCGTAGTCGAGACGGACGAATCGTACGCCGACGACGCCCTGGTCGAACTCGCCCGCGAGGGCGGGGCCGACTACGTCGTCACGAACGATCGCCCGCTCGGCGACCGGGTGCTCGACGCGAACGTACCGGTAATTGCATTACGCGGGAGAAACAAGTTGACGATCACTCAACCATAG
- a CDS encoding translation initiation factor IF-2 subunit gamma encodes MAGNRQPEVNIGLVGHVDHGKTTLVQALSGSWTDQHSEEMKRGISIRLGYADATFRRCPGVDEPECYTVEEECPDGAESEPVRTVSFVDAPGHETLMATMLSGAALMDGAVLVVSASESVPQPQTEEHLMALDIIGIENIVIAQNKVDLVSADRARENYREIQEFVEGTVAEDAPVVPISAGQNVNIDLLMAAIEDEIPTPDRDPDAGPRMHVARSFDINKPGTTHENLTGGVLGGSLVQGQLSVDDDLEIRPGRQVEEGGQSEYVPIETTVRSLQAAGRGADTVTPGGLIGVGTGLDPALTKGDALAGRVAGPPGSLPPTWEAFTMSVDLLERVVGADGGETIDEISTGEPLMMTVGTSTTVGAVTSAREGECEVTLKRPVCAEPGAKIAINRRIGARWRLIGLGTLKE; translated from the coding sequence ATGGCAGGAAATCGACAACCGGAGGTGAACATCGGACTCGTTGGTCACGTCGACCACGGCAAGACGACACTGGTGCAGGCGCTCAGTGGGTCGTGGACGGACCAGCACTCGGAGGAGATGAAACGCGGCATCTCCATCCGACTGGGCTACGCGGACGCGACGTTCCGTCGCTGTCCCGGCGTGGACGAGCCCGAGTGTTACACCGTCGAGGAGGAGTGTCCGGACGGCGCAGAAAGCGAGCCCGTTCGGACCGTCTCGTTCGTCGACGCCCCGGGTCACGAGACCCTGATGGCGACGATGTTGTCTGGTGCGGCGCTGATGGACGGCGCAGTGCTGGTGGTCTCCGCGTCGGAGTCGGTGCCACAGCCCCAGACCGAAGAACACCTGATGGCGCTCGATATCATCGGTATCGAGAACATCGTCATCGCCCAGAACAAGGTCGACCTGGTCAGCGCCGACCGGGCGCGGGAGAACTACCGGGAGATCCAGGAGTTCGTCGAGGGGACCGTCGCCGAAGACGCTCCCGTCGTTCCGATCAGCGCGGGACAGAACGTCAACATCGACCTCCTGATGGCGGCGATCGAAGACGAGATCCCGACCCCCGATCGCGATCCGGACGCCGGCCCCCGGATGCACGTCGCCCGCAGCTTCGACATCAACAAGCCGGGGACGACCCACGAGAACCTCACCGGCGGCGTTCTCGGCGGCAGCCTCGTCCAGGGCCAGCTCTCGGTCGACGACGACCTCGAGATCCGCCCCGGACGCCAGGTCGAGGAGGGCGGCCAGTCGGAGTACGTCCCGATCGAGACGACGGTCCGGTCGCTGCAGGCCGCCGGACGGGGCGCAGACACCGTCACGCCGGGCGGCCTGATCGGCGTCGGCACCGGGCTCGACCCCGCGTTGACGAAAGGCGACGCCCTCGCTGGCCGGGTCGCCGGCCCGCCGGGATCGCTTCCGCCGACCTGGGAGGCGTTCACGATGAGCGTCGACCTGCTCGAGCGCGTCGTCGGCGCCGACGGCGGCGAGACGATCGACGAGATCAGCACGGGCGAGCCGCTGATGATGACCGTCGGCACGTCGACGACCGTCGGCGCGGTGACGAGCGCGCGCGAGGGCGAGTGCGAGGTCACACTCAAGCGCCCCGTCTGTGCCGAACCCGGCGCGAAGATCGCGATCAACCGCCGGATCGGCGCGCGCTGGCGGCTGATCGGCCTCGGAACGCTGAAAGAGTAG
- a CDS encoding winged helix-turn-helix domain-containing protein, whose protein sequence is MSRSDASSDSTILECTDCLDPAEAFALIGNETRLSILEALWAAEERPVAFSELRREVGMRDSAQFNYHLQKLTGHFVTHREAEDGNGGYDFKHAGEKVVRSVIAGSFNEHPTLEPFPVQGGCVACGGPLQASYADEHITIECIDCGQQHGEYSFPPGGLNDRTAEEIADAFDQRVRHLHCLAADGVCPECSGRMETRLVEKGECCLGISVRVDHDCLQCGHSLCSAVGLRLLDHSAVVSFHRERGVRLDERPYWTLPWCVSDQYTTVLERDPVRLEVTIPLAGDELRVVMDETLAVLETTVA, encoded by the coding sequence ATGAGCAGATCCGACGCCTCGAGCGACTCCACCATCCTCGAGTGCACCGACTGCCTCGACCCCGCGGAGGCGTTCGCGCTGATCGGCAACGAGACGCGGCTTTCGATCCTCGAGGCGCTGTGGGCCGCAGAGGAGCGCCCCGTCGCCTTCTCGGAACTCCGCAGGGAGGTCGGGATGCGTGATTCGGCGCAGTTCAACTACCACCTCCAGAAGCTGACGGGCCACTTCGTGACCCACCGAGAAGCCGAAGACGGAAACGGTGGCTACGACTTCAAGCACGCCGGCGAGAAGGTCGTCCGCTCGGTGATCGCCGGCTCGTTCAACGAACACCCGACGCTCGAGCCCTTCCCAGTTCAGGGCGGCTGCGTCGCCTGCGGCGGCCCCCTCCAGGCGAGCTACGCGGACGAGCATATCACGATCGAGTGTATCGATTGTGGCCAGCAACACGGCGAGTACTCGTTTCCGCCGGGTGGGCTAAACGACCGCACGGCAGAGGAGATCGCCGACGCGTTCGACCAGCGAGTTCGTCACCTCCACTGTCTGGCCGCCGACGGCGTCTGCCCCGAGTGCAGCGGTCGGATGGAAACCCGCCTTGTGGAGAAGGGCGAGTGCTGTCTCGGCATCTCCGTTCGCGTCGACCACGACTGCCTCCAGTGCGGCCACAGCCTCTGTTCTGCAGTAGGCCTCCGCCTGCTCGATCACTCCGCGGTCGTCAGCTTCCACCGCGAACGCGGCGTCCGCCTGGACGAGCGCCCCTACTGGACGCTGCCGTGGTGCGTCTCCGATCAGTACACGACCGTTCTCGAGCGCGACCCGGTTCGCCTCGAGGTCACGATCCCCCTCGCGGGCGACGAACTGCGCGTGGTGATGGACGAGACGCTCGCGGTACTCGAGACGACGGTCGCCTGA
- a CDS encoding DUF5787 family protein — protein sequence MSEFAFELALCAALEERRDGIIARQLGGSVADPGGRILDVVCVEPGPAFDERRRLTGETIPDAAVRSAVGPGRFRYWKDAFDCHPDRARRATERAVEVGFFESKRRNGREYVRQVARYPDWYGAITGIENKPDLGRPGDLESQLRTDVSLGLVDEAILATESYVTRAHVNRIPEAVGVWRVHREGEAVTEIEVVREPTTLAVDEPGIEPLAFHPGRTDVAVVSSARKARARRRLAERAYGKGWRTYEFPDCGACEPTAEAALPFCAWKGDIVDAAAECRPACGGYEPAAPADVDLAAERERWTPWLADPDGKRRRQSGLERFS from the coding sequence GTGTCGGAGTTCGCCTTCGAACTCGCGCTGTGTGCCGCACTCGAGGAGCGACGCGACGGAATCATCGCGCGCCAGCTGGGCGGTAGCGTCGCGGACCCCGGCGGCCGGATTCTGGACGTCGTCTGCGTCGAGCCCGGTCCCGCGTTCGACGAGCGCCGGCGGCTCACGGGCGAGACGATTCCCGACGCGGCCGTTCGGTCCGCGGTCGGTCCCGGCCGCTTTCGCTACTGGAAGGACGCCTTCGACTGTCACCCCGACCGGGCCCGTCGAGCGACCGAGCGCGCCGTCGAGGTCGGGTTCTTCGAGTCGAAGCGGCGCAACGGCCGGGAGTACGTCCGCCAGGTCGCCCGCTACCCCGACTGGTACGGTGCGATCACGGGAATCGAGAACAAACCCGATCTGGGCCGGCCGGGCGACCTCGAGTCTCAGCTCCGTACCGACGTGAGTCTCGGGCTGGTCGACGAGGCGATCCTCGCGACCGAGAGCTACGTCACCCGCGCCCACGTAAACCGCATCCCCGAGGCGGTCGGCGTCTGGCGGGTCCACCGGGAGGGCGAGGCGGTGACCGAGATCGAGGTCGTCCGCGAGCCGACGACACTCGCCGTCGACGAGCCGGGAATCGAGCCCCTCGCGTTCCACCCCGGACGGACCGACGTCGCGGTCGTCTCGAGCGCCCGGAAGGCCCGCGCCCGCCGGCGGCTGGCCGAGCGCGCCTACGGGAAGGGGTGGCGAACGTACGAGTTTCCGGACTGTGGCGCCTGCGAGCCGACCGCCGAGGCCGCGCTGCCGTTCTGTGCCTGGAAGGGCGACATCGTCGACGCGGCCGCGGAGTGTCGCCCCGCCTGCGGCGGCTACGAGCCCGCGGCGCCCGCAGACGTCGACCTCGCGGCCGAGCGCGAGCGGTGGACGCCGTGGCTCGCCGACCCCGACGGGAAGCGCCGGCGCCAGTCCGGGCTCGAGCGATTCTCGTGA
- a CDS encoding MBL fold metallo-hydrolase, producing the protein MRVTLLGTGDTTGTPTVGCRCETCEAARERGVERTRFSVHVENERAGESLLVDASPDLRYQFLRDEPPLPDAAVVTHVHFDHLDGLGNVFRVLEDLEVYAADEIDPETGQSVADTVASDYYYLDAVTVRPTTPLEPVRVCGFDVTLVPVDHPPLVCYGLAIEDPETGAKLSLSGDTSYAVPERSREVLADPDLFLADAIVPASLADYHPIGGRHETSEGVARTFGTKHMTREGALELADELNATRTRLVHAAHFYPVEEAFEEPLAVDGETYSL; encoded by the coding sequence ATGCGCGTGACCCTCCTCGGAACCGGCGATACGACCGGCACGCCGACGGTCGGCTGTCGCTGTGAAACCTGTGAGGCCGCCCGCGAGCGCGGCGTCGAGCGCACCCGGTTTTCGGTACACGTCGAGAACGAACGCGCGGGCGAGTCGCTGCTGGTCGACGCGAGCCCCGACCTCCGGTATCAGTTCCTCCGTGACGAGCCGCCGCTGCCCGACGCTGCCGTCGTCACGCACGTCCACTTCGATCACCTCGACGGCCTCGGCAACGTCTTTCGCGTCCTCGAGGACCTCGAGGTGTACGCCGCCGACGAGATCGACCCCGAAACCGGCCAGAGCGTCGCCGACACCGTCGCCTCGGACTACTACTACCTCGACGCGGTGACGGTTCGTCCGACGACGCCGCTCGAGCCGGTGCGGGTCTGCGGGTTCGACGTCACCCTCGTCCCCGTCGACCACCCGCCGCTGGTGTGTTACGGCCTCGCGATCGAGGACCCCGAGACGGGGGCGAAGCTGTCGCTGTCGGGCGACACCAGCTACGCCGTTCCCGAGCGCTCGCGCGAGGTGCTGGCCGACCCCGACCTCTTTCTGGCCGACGCGATCGTCCCCGCGAGCCTCGCGGACTACCACCCGATCGGCGGCCGCCACGAGACCAGCGAGGGCGTCGCTCGAACGTTCGGAACCAAGCACATGACCCGCGAGGGCGCGCTCGAGCTGGCCGACGAACTGAACGCGACCCGGACGCGGCTGGTCCACGCCGCTCACTTCTACCCCGTCGAGGAGGCGTTCGAGGAGCCCCTGGCCGTCGACGGCGAGACCTACTCGCTGTAG
- a CDS encoding lipid II:glycine glycyltransferase FemX translates to MSQKTATVGDLPRKSAVTDEYRVVRQTESGHELRVLESIRGIERERWNAVVERSSRGSVFHRYEWLEAIEVGIGSTPRHLVVTKDGNVIGLFPNFVVGIGETPFRRLVSSHPGFGGPVLTTDVKTSLSLATEAIPTLCTGRTVAHEIRVCDPNYLRYNAHLESAGYRPTRMGGRFVLDLTDGYEEVLAGMSKSRRKDIRRGREGDYEIVEEELTGERLERFYRVYERHVDRLGGERLAFEFFEHLLTMESRVLLLTLRVDGEYAGGFLELLDEEQSAVHGFVAAVPPEYFEHHASELLYDYVLRWAIENGYERYDFGGSGANFESGVFRYKEGFGGDLVPNVYWERGCSPLWKPIEAGRSFYLRHLA, encoded by the coding sequence ATGTCTCAAAAAACAGCGACCGTCGGAGACCTCCCTCGCAAATCGGCGGTCACCGACGAGTACCGAGTCGTTCGGCAGACGGAGTCGGGCCACGAGCTCCGCGTCCTCGAGTCGATCCGCGGAATCGAGCGCGAGCGGTGGAACGCGGTCGTCGAGCGCTCGAGTCGGGGAAGCGTCTTCCACCGCTACGAGTGGCTCGAGGCGATCGAGGTGGGGATCGGCTCGACGCCCAGACACCTCGTCGTCACGAAGGACGGGAACGTCATCGGACTGTTTCCGAACTTCGTCGTCGGCATCGGGGAGACGCCGTTTCGGCGGCTGGTCTCCTCGCACCCGGGCTTCGGCGGCCCGGTGCTGACGACCGACGTCAAGACGTCGCTCTCGCTCGCGACGGAGGCGATTCCGACGCTCTGTACGGGTCGGACCGTCGCCCACGAGATCCGGGTGTGCGACCCGAACTACCTCCGGTACAACGCTCACCTCGAGTCGGCGGGCTACCGACCGACGCGGATGGGCGGGCGGTTCGTCCTCGACCTGACCGACGGCTACGAGGAGGTCCTCGCCGGGATGAGCAAGAGCAGGCGCAAGGACATCCGCCGTGGCCGGGAGGGCGACTACGAGATCGTCGAGGAGGAGCTGACGGGCGAGCGACTCGAGCGGTTCTACCGCGTCTACGAACGGCACGTGGATCGACTCGGGGGGGAGCGTCTCGCCTTCGAGTTCTTCGAACACCTCCTGACGATGGAATCCCGCGTGCTGTTGCTCACGCTCCGCGTCGACGGCGAGTACGCCGGCGGATTCCTCGAGTTACTCGACGAGGAGCAGTCCGCGGTTCACGGCTTCGTCGCTGCGGTCCCGCCGGAGTACTTCGAGCACCACGCCTCGGAGCTGCTGTACGACTACGTGCTCCGCTGGGCGATCGAGAACGGCTACGAGCGCTACGACTTCGGCGGCTCGGGGGCGAACTTCGAGAGCGGTGTCTTCCGGTACAAGGAGGGATTCGGCGGCGACCTCGTCCCGAACGTCTACTGGGAGCGGGGCTGTAGCCCGCTCTGGAAACCGATCGAGGCGGGTCGCTCGTTCTACCTGCGCCACCTGGCGTGA
- a CDS encoding NAD-dependent epimerase/dehydratase family protein, which produces MKYFVTGATGLIGSHVTERLVEDGHDVVALTRSRSNASHLPADVTVVEGDVTEKESMRAAMTGVDGVFHIAAWYYVGPGPRAVETAERINVEGTRNVLELMGELGVPRGVYTSTIGVYPPAAGGTIDESVAPDRPDGSVYVRTKWQAQYEVAQPMIDDGLPLVIVQPGIVYGPGDKRHGSVRQFFRDYLQGNVPLCPREGYYAPLDHVEDTARAHVLAMDRGEPGDVYIIANEPRELTEVLAFAEECTGVPAPRAVSPKLFGGLAGALSVVERAVTPPKGFEAEWVRMFAGTRWPVDNTKATTELGLEHRPLEDGLCEYLDWEAERLAAE; this is translated from the coding sequence ATGAAGTACTTCGTCACGGGGGCAACCGGGCTGATCGGGTCACACGTAACCGAACGGCTCGTCGAAGACGGCCACGACGTCGTTGCGCTGACGCGCTCGCGCTCGAACGCGAGCCACTTGCCGGCCGACGTGACGGTGGTCGAGGGCGACGTCACCGAGAAGGAGAGCATGCGAGCGGCGATGACCGGCGTCGACGGCGTCTTTCACATCGCCGCGTGGTACTACGTCGGCCCCGGTCCGCGCGCCGTCGAAACCGCAGAGCGGATCAACGTCGAGGGGACGCGAAACGTACTCGAACTGATGGGCGAACTCGGCGTTCCCAGGGGCGTATACACGAGTACGATCGGCGTCTACCCGCCCGCTGCGGGCGGTACCATCGACGAATCCGTCGCACCGGACCGCCCGGACGGAAGCGTCTACGTCCGAACGAAGTGGCAGGCACAGTACGAGGTGGCACAACCTATGATCGACGACGGTCTCCCGCTCGTAATCGTCCAGCCGGGAATCGTCTACGGGCCCGGTGACAAGCGCCACGGGTCGGTCCGCCAGTTCTTTCGGGATTATCTACAGGGAAATGTACCGCTGTGTCCTCGAGAGGGATACTACGCGCCGCTCGACCACGTGGAGGACACCGCCAGAGCGCACGTCCTGGCGATGGACCGCGGTGAACCGGGCGACGTCTACATCATCGCGAACGAACCGCGAGAGCTGACGGAGGTGCTCGCGTTCGCCGAGGAGTGTACGGGCGTTCCCGCTCCACGAGCCGTCTCCCCGAAGCTGTTCGGCGGTCTCGCCGGCGCCCTGTCCGTCGTCGAGCGGGCCGTGACGCCGCCGAAAGGGTTCGAAGCCGAGTGGGTGAGAATGTTCGCCGGGACTCGCTGGCCGGTGGACAACACGAAGGCGACGACGGAACTCGGTCTGGAGCACCGTCCCCTCGAGGACGGGCTGTGTGAGTACCTCGACTGGGAGGCGGAACGGCTGGCGGCGGAATAA
- a CDS encoding flippase has translation MDTVERIVEGFKAALGARLVTAIANGLLMLVLARWLLSPDEYGLLFLLLAIVAIAQLGADLGLGRSAARYVSEYKETDGGKVPFILRTSLAYRLVLFGLVAAILIGAGDLIALVLETPELASLLVLGAVYLGFNSTYSYATSLLQGFNRVQLSSLVEVVHSVARLLFVILLTVLGFGVVGAVVGYVVGGLLASALGLWLLYTRFYTAFDDDGGSRSLRTRLLKYSVPLTASHGANVLDKQIDTVLVAFFLNPVAVSYYVLSKQITEFVLVPAGSLGVSVSPTYGEQKATDGLERAARIYESSLEYVFVLYIPAAVGMILVAEPAVTLVFGAEYAGAAPVLQVLGVFVVFAAVTDVTTQSLDYLGRATARAVAKGATSVANVGLNVVLIPVYGVTGAAVATVVTFGIYTLANVYVIHQELSLDLERILRFAGLTTAISVGMGLAVSLAVPYASSLLALAGVIALGIAVWGALVVASGAVDVRETLALIQ, from the coding sequence ATGGACACCGTTGAGCGGATCGTCGAGGGGTTCAAGGCGGCGCTCGGGGCCCGCCTCGTCACGGCGATCGCGAACGGGCTGCTCATGCTCGTGCTCGCCCGGTGGCTGCTCTCGCCCGACGAGTACGGGTTGCTGTTCCTGTTGCTCGCGATCGTCGCGATCGCCCAGCTGGGCGCGGATCTCGGGCTCGGTCGCTCGGCGGCCCGGTACGTCTCCGAGTACAAGGAGACGGACGGCGGGAAGGTTCCGTTCATCCTGCGAACTTCCCTCGCCTACCGGCTGGTGCTGTTCGGCCTCGTCGCGGCGATCCTGATCGGCGCCGGCGACCTCATCGCGCTGGTGCTCGAGACGCCCGAACTCGCCTCCCTCCTCGTCCTCGGGGCGGTCTATCTCGGCTTCAACTCCACGTACTCGTACGCGACGTCGCTCCTGCAGGGGTTCAACCGCGTGCAACTGAGTTCGCTCGTCGAGGTCGTACACAGCGTCGCCCGCCTGCTGTTCGTGATCCTGCTCACCGTCCTCGGGTTCGGCGTCGTCGGCGCCGTGGTCGGCTACGTCGTCGGCGGGTTGCTGGCCAGCGCGCTGGGACTCTGGCTGCTCTACACCCGGTTTTACACGGCGTTCGACGACGACGGCGGCAGCCGGTCGCTGCGAACGCGCCTGCTGAAGTACAGCGTCCCCCTGACGGCCTCCCACGGGGCGAACGTGCTGGACAAGCAGATCGACACCGTCCTGGTCGCGTTCTTCCTGAACCCCGTCGCGGTCAGCTACTACGTCCTCAGCAAGCAGATCACCGAGTTCGTCCTCGTCCCGGCGGGCTCGCTCGGCGTCTCGGTCTCGCCGACCTACGGCGAGCAGAAGGCCACGGACGGCCTCGAGCGGGCCGCCCGGATCTACGAGAGCTCGCTCGAGTACGTCTTCGTCCTCTACATCCCCGCGGCGGTCGGAATGATCCTCGTGGCAGAGCCGGCGGTCACTCTGGTGTTCGGCGCCGAGTACGCCGGCGCCGCGCCGGTCTTGCAGGTCCTCGGCGTGTTCGTCGTCTTCGCAGCGGTCACGGACGTCACGACCCAGAGCCTCGACTACCTCGGCCGGGCGACCGCGCGCGCGGTCGCCAAGGGGGCGACCTCCGTCGCCAACGTGGGGCTCAACGTCGTCCTCATCCCCGTCTACGGCGTGACGGGCGCCGCCGTCGCCACCGTCGTCACCTTCGGGATCTACACGCTCGCGAACGTCTACGTGATCCACCAGGAGCTCTCGCTCGACCTCGAGCGAATCCTTCGGTTCGCCGGCCTCACGACGGCTATCTCGGTGGGGATGGGCCTCGCGGTGTCGCTCGCGGTCCCCTACGCCTCGAGTCTGCTCGCGCTCGCCGGCGTGATCGCCCTCGGGATCGCGGTCTGGGGCGCCCTCGTCGTCGCCAGCGGCGCCGTCGACGTCCGGGAGACGCTGGCGCTGATTCAGTGA
- a CDS encoding glycosyltransferase family 4 protein, which translates to MNIGLYHDAVGTRHAGGIAVYIQHVAAELGASNDVYVYTQRGETTELLANADVTLVETPAFADRIPALVDGATPLGRQDWSKLLMTQWAARHGVVDHIDDHVDVLLTFQFLDDLLLSHLVEPPTVYEYHSLEQVGVGATLRERFSRTEHVLANADDTARRVADEFGYDVDGVIYPGVDAERFRPDGERAFSSDRPTILFVGRFVESKGVFDLLSAVRRLERPVRLHLVGTGATARVEQRCRELGLEEVVTIHGEIPHLELPRYYRAADVFCLPTHAESFGMVNVEAMACGTPVVTTDLEGTRAYVDNGGNGLLVTPRDPIDLADKLRMLLEAPGRRAEMGRLARERALQFTWAEQAARLERVCADVIGAKTGGRSADGRVSSAVAN; encoded by the coding sequence ATGAACATCGGATTGTACCACGACGCCGTCGGCACCCGCCACGCCGGCGGCATCGCGGTGTACATCCAGCACGTTGCGGCCGAACTCGGGGCCTCGAACGACGTCTACGTCTACACCCAGCGGGGTGAGACGACCGAACTGCTGGCGAACGCGGACGTGACCCTGGTCGAGACGCCGGCGTTCGCCGACCGAATTCCGGCGCTCGTCGACGGCGCGACGCCGCTGGGACGACAGGACTGGAGCAAGCTGTTGATGACGCAGTGGGCGGCCCGACACGGCGTCGTCGACCACATCGACGATCACGTCGACGTCCTGCTCACCTTCCAGTTTCTCGACGACCTGCTTCTCTCTCACCTGGTCGAGCCGCCGACGGTCTACGAGTACCACAGCCTCGAGCAGGTCGGCGTCGGCGCGACGCTGCGCGAGCGGTTCTCCCGGACGGAGCACGTCCTCGCCAACGCCGACGACACCGCCCGGCGCGTCGCCGACGAGTTCGGCTACGACGTCGACGGCGTGATCTACCCCGGCGTCGACGCCGAGCGGTTCCGCCCCGACGGCGAACGGGCCTTCTCGAGCGACCGGCCGACGATCCTGTTCGTCGGGCGGTTCGTCGAGTCCAAGGGCGTGTTCGATCTGCTGTCTGCGGTCCGGCGCCTCGAGCGGCCGGTTCGGCTCCACCTCGTCGGCACCGGCGCGACCGCGCGCGTCGAGCAGCGGTGTCGCGAGCTGGGACTCGAGGAGGTCGTGACGATCCACGGCGAGATCCCCCACCTCGAGCTGCCGCGGTACTACCGGGCGGCGGACGTGTTCTGTCTGCCGACCCACGCCGAGAGCTTCGGCATGGTCAACGTCGAGGCGATGGCCTGTGGAACCCCCGTGGTGACGACCGACCTCGAGGGCACCCGCGCCTACGTGGACAACGGCGGGAACGGGCTGCTCGTGACGCCGCGCGATCCGATCGACCTGGCGGACAAACTCCGAATGCTGCTCGAGGCGCCCGGCCGCCGGGCGGAGATGGGGCGGCTCGCGCGCGAACGCGCCCTGCAGTTCACGTGGGCCGAACAGGCCGCCCGGCTCGAGCGGGTGTGCGCCGACGTGATCGGCGCGAAAACCGGCGGACGGAGCGCGGACGGGCGCGTCTCGAGTGCGGTGGCGAACTGA